In Marinobacter sp. LQ44, the following are encoded in one genomic region:
- the pgl gene encoding 6-phosphogluconolactonase: MPDIRLPDGVVLEAGEDPQQVAEALATDVARFLVQRLERADRASLVVSGGSTPLPFFKALSQVDLDWSRVDVLLADERWVPEGDPASNTTLVRENLLQNRAANASFLSLKQVGATPEEGLPRVRSALAGLKLPLDVLILGMGNDGHTASLFPDAPELPAAMDPESRDLVLAMNPPSQAQQRITLTRPVLAGARYTALHLKGNDKLDTLTAAMARPEAVMAMPVRAFLKPGLKVFWSP, encoded by the coding sequence ATGCCTGATATTCGCCTGCCGGATGGCGTGGTTTTGGAGGCGGGGGAAGATCCTCAACAGGTGGCTGAAGCCCTTGCCACTGATGTCGCCCGTTTTCTGGTGCAGCGTCTGGAGAGAGCTGACAGGGCGAGCCTGGTGGTTTCCGGTGGGTCCACGCCTTTGCCGTTTTTTAAGGCGCTTTCACAGGTGGATCTGGATTGGTCACGGGTGGATGTGCTCCTGGCCGATGAGCGTTGGGTGCCCGAGGGAGATCCGGCCAGCAATACCACCCTGGTGCGTGAGAATCTGCTGCAGAACAGGGCTGCTAATGCCAGCTTTCTTTCTCTGAAGCAGGTTGGTGCAACGCCTGAGGAGGGCCTGCCACGGGTTCGCTCTGCACTTGCCGGGCTGAAACTGCCGCTGGATGTGTTGATCCTGGGTATGGGGAATGATGGTCATACCGCGTCTCTGTTCCCGGACGCGCCGGAGTTGCCAGCGGCCATGGACCCGGAGTCCAGGGATCTGGTCCTGGCGATGAATCCGCCGTCCCAGGCCCAGCAGCGCATTACCTTGACGCGTCCGGTGTTGGCCGGTGCCAGGTATACCGCCCTGCACCTGAAGGGGAATGACAAGCTGGATACCCTGACCGCAGCCATGGCCAGGCCGGAGGCCGTTATGGCTATGCCGGTCAGGGCCTTTCTCAAGCCTGGACTGAAGGTGTTCTGGAGTCCGTGA
- a CDS encoding bifunctional 4-hydroxy-2-oxoglutarate aldolase/2-dehydro-3-deoxy-phosphogluconate aldolase — MTQLSDYHRDRVQAVLSASPLVPVIAINEPEDAIPLCRALVDGGIKVLEITLRTEHGVRAIEQVRKAIPEAWVGAGTVTSIAQYRQVEAAGAQFVITPGVTEAILEFALTSEAPLLPGVATVSELMLGYSLGYREFKFFPAEVSGGMPALKAFRGPFPDVTFCPTGGINQDTARDYLALPNVAAVGGSWLTPAEAIQRREWEVITEVARASLDRLR, encoded by the coding sequence ATGACTCAACTTTCCGATTATCACAGAGACCGTGTTCAGGCAGTACTCAGTGCCTCGCCACTGGTGCCGGTTATTGCCATCAATGAACCGGAAGATGCCATTCCCTTGTGTCGTGCGTTGGTGGATGGCGGTATCAAGGTGCTGGAAATTACCCTGAGAACCGAACATGGGGTGCGGGCCATTGAACAGGTTCGAAAAGCCATTCCCGAGGCATGGGTTGGTGCGGGTACAGTAACCAGTATCGCCCAGTACCGGCAGGTGGAGGCTGCGGGTGCCCAGTTCGTGATTACGCCGGGTGTTACCGAGGCGATTCTGGAGTTTGCGCTAACCTCTGAGGCACCATTATTGCCAGGTGTGGCCACGGTCTCCGAGCTGATGTTGGGGTACTCGTTGGGTTACCGTGAATTCAAGTTCTTTCCGGCTGAAGTGTCAGGCGGTATGCCGGCGCTGAAGGCATTTCGGGGCCCTTTCCCGGACGTGACCTTCTGCCCGACTGGCGGGATTAACCAGGATACCGCGCGGGACTACCTGGCGCTGCCCAATGTGGCGGCCGTGGGTGGTTCCTGGTTGACGCCAGCGGAGGCGATCCAGCGCCGGGAGTGGGAGGTGATCACCGAGGTGGCGCGGGCCAGTCTTGATCGGCTCAGGTGA
- the pyk gene encoding pyruvate kinase, which yields MLRRTKIVATLGPATDTPEALAAIIAAGVDATRLNFSHGSADEHIARARRVRETAAAQGRFVALLADLQGPKLRIARFAENKVILVAGQTFVLDAAMDKEAGTNERVGIDYEQLIEDVEPGDILVLDDGRIEMEVQSVDGHSITSRVLIGGPLSNNKGLNKRGGGLSAEALTDKDKQDIVTAARLGADYVAVSFVRTADDMHIARKLLQDAGSDAGLVAKIERAELAHDEAALDAVILASDAVMVARGDLAVEIGDAELVGVQKHIISRARVLNRAVITATQMMESMITNPMPTRAEVSDVANAVMDYTDAVMLSAETAVGDYPTEAVEAMVRICLGAERHPSMHQSKHRIHESMERVDEAIALSAMYAANHLEGVRAIICMTETGATPRLMSRIKSSLPIFAFSRHHSTQHRVALFRGVQTVPFDSAKIANEQTNANAVAELKRRGVVKEDDLVVITKGDYVNAQGGTNTMKIVRVGADIR from the coding sequence ATGCTCAGGCGCACCAAAATTGTCGCCACACTCGGCCCCGCTACCGATACCCCGGAAGCCCTGGCCGCCATTATTGCAGCCGGGGTAGACGCCACCCGGCTTAACTTTTCTCATGGCAGTGCTGATGAGCATATCGCCCGGGCCCGACGGGTAAGAGAAACAGCTGCAGCCCAGGGGCGCTTCGTTGCCTTGCTGGCCGACTTGCAGGGCCCGAAACTGCGAATAGCAAGATTTGCTGAGAACAAAGTTATTCTGGTGGCCGGCCAGACCTTCGTTCTGGACGCCGCCATGGACAAAGAGGCCGGCACCAATGAGCGGGTTGGCATCGATTACGAGCAACTGATCGAGGATGTAGAACCGGGGGACATTCTGGTCCTCGATGATGGTCGCATCGAAATGGAAGTCCAGAGCGTGGATGGCCACAGCATCACATCCCGGGTTCTGATTGGCGGCCCGCTTTCCAACAACAAGGGCCTGAACAAACGGGGAGGCGGCCTGTCTGCCGAAGCCCTCACCGACAAGGACAAACAGGACATCGTCACTGCAGCCCGCCTGGGCGCGGACTATGTAGCGGTGTCTTTCGTTCGAACGGCCGATGATATGCACATCGCCCGGAAACTGCTACAAGACGCCGGTTCGGATGCCGGGCTGGTCGCCAAGATCGAGCGGGCCGAACTGGCCCATGACGAAGCGGCACTGGATGCCGTTATTCTGGCGTCCGACGCTGTCATGGTTGCCCGAGGTGATCTGGCGGTGGAAATCGGCGATGCCGAACTGGTTGGTGTTCAGAAACACATCATCTCCCGGGCGCGGGTATTGAACCGAGCGGTGATCACCGCCACCCAGATGATGGAATCGATGATCACCAACCCCATGCCAACCCGGGCAGAAGTGTCGGATGTGGCAAACGCCGTGATGGACTACACCGACGCAGTGATGCTGTCGGCGGAAACGGCCGTGGGCGACTACCCCACGGAGGCCGTTGAAGCGATGGTGCGCATCTGCCTTGGGGCAGAACGCCACCCTTCCATGCATCAGTCCAAGCACCGTATCCACGAGAGCATGGAGCGGGTTGATGAGGCCATCGCCCTTTCGGCCATGTATGCCGCCAACCATCTGGAGGGCGTTCGCGCCATCATCTGCATGACCGAAACCGGCGCCACTCCCAGACTGATGTCCCGCATCAAGTCCAGCCTGCCGATATTTGCTTTCTCACGGCACCACTCCACGCAACACCGTGTTGCCCTTTTCCGCGGGGTGCAAACCGTGCCTTTTGATTCCGCCAAGATTGCCAATGAGCAAACCAACGCCAATGCCGTTGCCGAACTCAAACGCAGGGGCGTGGTGAAGGAAGACGACCTGGTGGTGATTACCAAGGGTGATTACGTCAACGCCCAGGGAGGCACCAACACCATGAAGATTGTCCGTGTTGGAGCCGACATTCGCTGA
- the gap gene encoding type I glyceraldehyde-3-phosphate dehydrogenase, producing MTIRIAINGFGRIGRNILRAVYENNYRNQLQVVAINDLGDAETNAHLFKYDSVHGRFAGVVSHDAESLTVNGDRIAITAIRNPEELPWKDYHVDVVFECTGLFTNRDKAAAHLNAGARKVIISAPSADADATVVYGVNHQELTARHQIISNASCTTNCLAPVVAALHNTVGIESGLMTTIHSYTNDQKLSDVYHSDLYRARSATQSMIPTKTGAAAAIGKVIPDLDGKLDGLAVRVPTINVSLVDFGFIANRNTSVAEINEAVRAAAQNSPILGYNTEKLVSIDFNHNALSSVFDANHTRVIGRHVKVMAWYDNEWGFSNRMLDNAIELMKAAQ from the coding sequence ATGACTATCCGCATCGCCATCAACGGATTTGGGCGTATTGGCCGCAACATCCTGAGGGCCGTTTACGAAAATAACTACCGAAATCAACTACAGGTAGTCGCCATCAACGATCTTGGCGACGCCGAAACCAACGCTCACCTATTCAAATACGACAGTGTACATGGCCGATTTGCCGGTGTGGTCAGTCACGACGCAGAATCGCTGACCGTCAACGGCGACCGTATCGCCATTACCGCCATCCGCAACCCGGAAGAGCTGCCCTGGAAAGACTACCACGTGGATGTGGTGTTCGAGTGTACCGGGCTGTTTACCAACCGGGACAAAGCCGCCGCACACCTCAACGCCGGCGCCCGGAAGGTGATTATCTCCGCCCCATCCGCAGACGCAGATGCCACCGTTGTCTATGGCGTCAATCACCAGGAACTGACTGCCAGGCACCAGATCATTTCAAACGCCTCCTGCACCACCAACTGCCTGGCACCGGTGGTGGCTGCCTTGCACAACACCGTGGGTATCGAGAGTGGCCTGATGACCACCATCCACTCCTACACCAACGACCAGAAACTGAGTGATGTTTACCACTCTGACCTGTACCGGGCCCGGTCTGCCACCCAATCAATGATCCCCACGAAGACCGGTGCTGCCGCTGCCATCGGCAAGGTTATCCCGGACCTGGACGGAAAACTCGACGGCCTGGCCGTTCGGGTTCCTACCATCAATGTGTCGCTGGTGGATTTCGGATTTATTGCCAACCGCAACACCAGCGTAGCCGAGATCAACGAAGCCGTCCGCGCCGCCGCGCAGAACAGCCCGATACTCGGCTACAATACCGAAAAGCTGGTCAGTATCGACTTCAATCACAACGCCCTGTCCAGCGTGTTTGACGCAAATCATACCCGGGTCATCGGCCGTCATGTAAAAGTCATGGCCTGGTATGACAATGAATGGGGCTTTTCAAACCGCATGCTCGACAACGCCATCGAGCTTATGAAAGCCGCTCAGTAA
- the edd gene encoding phosphogluconate dehydratase, which produces MHPIITKVTNRIIERSRPTRQDYLARMTTLKEQSPHRSTLSCGNLAHGFAACGQQDKDTLKFMNKANVAIVSAYNDMLSAHQPYQTFPDVIREAARGMGSVAQFAGGTPAMCDGVTQGQPGMELSLFSRDTIAMSTAVALSHNMFDATLLLGICDKIVPGLLIGSLSFGHLPTILVPAGPMPSGLPNKEKQRIRQLYAEGKIGRDELLEAESKSYHSPGTCTFYGTANSNQLLVEVMGLHLPGSAFVNPGTPLRDSLTRAATEQVIKLSRPHGGDLGLADMVDEKAIVNALVALLVTGGSTNHTIHWIAIARAAGIIIDWNDYSELSSVVPSMTRIYPNGQEDINAFHEAGGTPFLIRELLEGGYLHNDVQTVVGQGLERYTQMPEMEGERLVSKPAVEKSLAPDVLSSAAEPFAPDGGLKVLDGNLGRGVIKVSAVAPEHHVIEAPAVVFNEQNELKAAFEAGDLDKDCVVVVRFQGPKANGMPELHKLTPYLGVLQDRGFKVALVTDGRMSGASGKVPAAIHVYPEALDDGPLARVHNGDLIRLDAVKGTLSIELTDQELAAREPEKADISSYHHGFGRELFGWLRRSASNPEQGASFFWNHES; this is translated from the coding sequence ATGCACCCCATCATTACCAAGGTCACGAACAGGATCATCGAACGCAGCCGGCCTACCCGGCAGGACTATCTGGCTCGAATGACCACGTTGAAGGAGCAATCTCCGCATCGCAGCACCTTGTCCTGCGGCAATCTGGCTCACGGCTTTGCGGCTTGTGGTCAGCAGGACAAAGACACCTTGAAGTTTATGAACAAGGCGAATGTGGCGATCGTTTCGGCCTATAACGATATGCTTTCTGCCCACCAGCCCTATCAGACATTCCCGGACGTTATCCGTGAGGCGGCTCGCGGTATGGGCTCGGTGGCCCAGTTCGCCGGCGGCACGCCCGCCATGTGCGACGGCGTTACCCAGGGCCAGCCGGGCATGGAGCTGAGCCTGTTTTCCCGCGACACCATTGCCATGAGCACGGCGGTGGCGCTGAGCCACAATATGTTCGATGCCACGCTGTTACTGGGGATCTGTGACAAGATCGTGCCGGGGCTGTTGATTGGCTCCCTGAGCTTCGGTCACCTGCCCACCATTCTGGTTCCCGCCGGCCCAATGCCGTCCGGGCTTCCGAATAAAGAGAAGCAGCGCATCCGCCAGCTGTATGCAGAGGGTAAAATTGGCCGGGATGAGCTTCTCGAAGCGGAAAGTAAGTCCTACCACAGCCCGGGTACCTGCACCTTCTATGGCACGGCCAACAGTAATCAGTTACTGGTGGAGGTGATGGGGCTGCATCTGCCGGGTTCGGCATTCGTCAACCCGGGCACTCCGCTGAGGGACTCGCTGACCCGTGCCGCCACCGAACAGGTGATCAAGCTGTCCAGGCCCCACGGCGGAGATCTGGGGCTGGCCGACATGGTGGATGAGAAAGCCATCGTCAACGCGCTGGTGGCCTTGCTGGTGACCGGTGGCTCCACCAATCACACCATTCACTGGATTGCGATCGCCCGCGCCGCCGGCATTATCATTGACTGGAACGACTACTCGGAGCTGTCGTCGGTGGTGCCGTCCATGACCCGTATTTATCCGAACGGGCAGGAAGATATCAACGCTTTCCATGAAGCCGGCGGCACGCCGTTCCTGATTCGGGAACTTCTCGAGGGCGGCTATCTGCATAACGATGTGCAGACCGTCGTGGGGCAGGGACTGGAGCGCTACACTCAGATGCCTGAGATGGAAGGTGAGCGCCTGGTGTCGAAGCCCGCCGTTGAGAAAAGCCTGGCTCCGGATGTGCTGAGCAGCGCGGCTGAGCCTTTCGCCCCTGACGGTGGCCTGAAAGTGTTGGACGGCAACCTTGGCCGGGGGGTGATCAAAGTATCTGCGGTTGCCCCGGAGCATCATGTGATTGAGGCACCCGCCGTCGTGTTTAATGAGCAGAACGAACTGAAGGCTGCGTTTGAGGCCGGTGATCTGGATAAAGACTGTGTGGTTGTGGTTCGCTTCCAGGGTCCGAAAGCCAATGGCATGCCGGAATTGCACAAGCTGACGCCTTACCTCGGGGTGCTCCAGGATCGTGGCTTCAAAGTGGCCCTGGTGACCGACGGGCGGATGTCCGGGGCTTCCGGTAAAGTGCCGGCGGCGATTCATGTGTACCCTGAGGCTCTGGACGACGGCCCGCTGGCGCGGGTGCACAACGGTGATCTCATCCGCCTGGATGCCGTCAAAGGCACTTTGAGTATTGAACTCACTGATCAGGAGCTTGCCGCCCGTGAGCCTGAAAAAGCGGACATTAGCAGCTATCATCACGGGTTTGGCCGGGAGCTGTTCGGTTGGCTGCGTCGGTCGGCCAGCAATCCGGAACAGGGGGCGAGCTTTTTCTGGAATCACGAGTCATGA
- a CDS encoding glucokinase, whose amino-acid sequence MTDMLYSLVGDIGGTNARFALVAQGDVRPREIEVLACRDYENLDCAVVDYLQRVGVEEVGQACLAVASPVRGTQVRMTNNHWRFDTEEIRRQFSWSAFKVINDFTAMALGVPHVPEANLVHVCGGPGDPSRPRLVMGPGTGLGVSGLVPINNGWVPLMTEGGHVDYAPTDDLEMDVLRILRARFGRVSVERILCGQGLLNLYQAHAEIRGVPAALDSPERITAAAVANEDALARESLRHFCEILGRVAGNGVLTLGSLGGVYLCGGILPRILEFFLESPFRNGFEDKGRMRPLLESTPVYVVTEPYTGLLGAAEALSNPEV is encoded by the coding sequence ATGACAGACATGCTGTATTCACTGGTCGGTGATATTGGGGGTACCAACGCGCGCTTTGCTCTGGTGGCGCAGGGCGACGTGCGGCCCCGGGAAATCGAGGTGCTTGCCTGCCGTGACTACGAAAACCTGGACTGTGCCGTGGTGGATTACCTTCAGCGCGTCGGGGTCGAGGAAGTTGGTCAGGCGTGCCTGGCGGTTGCATCCCCGGTCCGTGGTACTCAGGTTCGAATGACCAACAACCACTGGCGCTTCGATACCGAAGAGATTCGCCGGCAGTTTTCCTGGTCGGCGTTCAAGGTCATCAACGACTTTACCGCCATGGCCCTGGGCGTGCCCCATGTGCCGGAAGCCAATCTGGTACACGTTTGTGGTGGCCCGGGTGACCCCAGCCGGCCCCGGTTGGTGATGGGGCCGGGCACGGGTTTAGGCGTGTCGGGGTTGGTGCCCATCAACAATGGCTGGGTGCCCTTGATGACCGAAGGCGGACACGTGGACTACGCACCGACGGATGACCTGGAAATGGACGTGTTGCGGATTCTCCGGGCCCGGTTCGGCCGGGTGTCGGTGGAGCGTATTCTATGCGGTCAGGGTTTGCTGAATCTGTATCAGGCCCATGCGGAAATCCGGGGTGTACCCGCAGCTCTGGATTCCCCGGAGAGAATCACCGCGGCAGCAGTGGCCAACGAAGATGCTCTGGCCAGGGAAAGCCTTCGTCATTTCTGTGAAATTCTTGGCCGGGTGGCTGGCAATGGTGTGCTGACGCTGGGTAGTCTGGGTGGTGTTTACCTGTGCGGGGGCATTCTCCCACGTATCCTCGAGTTCTTTCTGGAAAGCCCGTTCCGGAACGGGTTCGAGGACAAGGGCAGAATGCGGCCCCTTCTGGAGTCCACGCCCGTATACGTCGTGACGGAGCCTTATACCGGACTGCTTGGCGCCGCCGAGGCCCTGTCGAATCCGGAGGTTTAA
- a CDS encoding uracil-DNA glycosylase family protein, which produces MPGNLDHLSFPELVARVRACTLCAEVLPEGPRPVVQLSESARILVVGQAPGRKVHQTGLPFNDPSGDRLRGWMGIDRDTFYNEKELAILPMGFCYPGTGKSGDLPPRPECADTWREALLARLPNIELTLLIGQYAQAWHLPDGSKKVTANVEQWRHYWPQQLPMPHPSPRNNLWLRRNPWFEKDVIPALQGRVRRLLATA; this is translated from the coding sequence ATGCCAGGCAATCTGGACCATCTTTCCTTTCCCGAACTGGTTGCCCGTGTGCGTGCCTGCACGCTATGTGCCGAGGTACTGCCGGAGGGGCCGCGCCCTGTGGTGCAATTAAGTGAATCGGCTCGCATCCTGGTGGTCGGCCAGGCCCCCGGGCGCAAGGTTCACCAAACGGGCCTGCCTTTCAATGATCCCAGTGGTGATCGGCTCCGGGGCTGGATGGGCATCGACCGGGACACCTTCTATAACGAGAAGGAGCTGGCCATTCTTCCGATGGGGTTCTGCTACCCGGGCACCGGCAAATCCGGTGACCTGCCTCCGCGCCCGGAGTGCGCGGATACCTGGCGGGAGGCCCTTCTGGCTCGTCTTCCCAACATCGAATTGACCCTGTTGATCGGTCAGTACGCCCAGGCCTGGCATCTGCCCGACGGCAGCAAAAAGGTGACCGCTAATGTAGAACAGTGGCGTCATTACTGGCCTCAGCAGCTACCCATGCCGCACCCCAGTCCCCGCAACAATCTTTGGCTGCGCCGTAACCCCTGGTTTGAAAAGGACGTGATTCCGGCGCTTCAGGGACGTGTCAGAAGGTTGCTTGCGACTGCCTGA
- a CDS encoding aldo/keto reductase, producing MQTAGPEYLKQTPLVVGLMRLLEHRELHSPGALADWITQCLDDGLEVFDHADIYGDGECELLFGRALRATPHLKHKVKLISKAGIVLKHQDTSPWRSKHYRAEAGYISAAIDASLQRLQVDQLHTFLIHRPDPLLEAPALARVLEQAVESGKVGHIGVSNFLPEQWRWLQQNTHLPLVCNQSELSLGHPQPLFDGGLEAMLSDRLRWLAWSPLAGGKLPERIPGQLLTDAQRETGLCETGLAIAWIRQLPGAPIPVIGSLRSDRLQAASRGAQADLPRGLWYALLEAVQGNPAP from the coding sequence ATGCAAACAGCCGGGCCCGAATATCTCAAACAAACGCCTCTGGTTGTCGGATTGATGCGCCTTCTGGAACATCGGGAGCTGCACTCCCCTGGGGCTCTGGCCGACTGGATTACACAGTGCCTGGACGATGGCCTTGAGGTGTTTGACCATGCCGATATCTACGGTGACGGTGAATGCGAACTCCTGTTTGGCCGGGCCCTGCGGGCAACTCCCCACCTGAAGCACAAGGTAAAACTCATCAGCAAGGCCGGTATCGTGCTGAAACATCAGGACACAAGCCCCTGGCGGAGCAAGCACTACCGGGCGGAGGCAGGTTATATCAGCGCCGCCATTGACGCGTCGCTTCAACGATTGCAGGTAGACCAGCTACACACCTTCCTGATCCATCGGCCCGACCCGTTGCTGGAAGCGCCGGCCCTGGCCAGGGTGCTTGAGCAAGCCGTCGAGTCCGGCAAGGTCGGGCATATCGGTGTGTCCAACTTTTTGCCGGAGCAATGGCGATGGTTACAACAAAACACCCATCTGCCACTGGTCTGCAACCAGTCCGAACTGTCTCTTGGTCACCCTCAACCACTCTTCGATGGTGGCCTGGAAGCCATGCTGTCTGACAGGCTACGCTGGCTTGCCTGGTCACCGCTGGCCGGCGGCAAGTTGCCGGAACGCATTCCAGGGCAACTGCTTACCGACGCCCAACGGGAAACCGGGCTCTGTGAGACGGGGCTGGCCATCGCGTGGATTCGGCAACTGCCCGGCGCGCCGATTCCGGTGATTGGCTCGCTTCGATCAGATCGGCTTCAAGCCGCTTCGCGGGGCGCCCAGGCTGATCTGCCCCGGGGGCTCTGGTATGCCTTGCTCGAAGCGGTGCAGGGAAACCCGGCCCCCTGA
- a CDS encoding alpha-amylase gives MVHITSPLKRPLLLSAFLGLAGCATTVDGPAQAIPGPPALNDSNVFCEASRTELVIPVGGAFAEGSLVKDFYTGNTARVRDGQVRMTPDDNAEGLLLLEPVDETVHAFTWAGATVYFAVTDRFANGRTDNDINYGRQKDGKDEIGTFHGGDFAGLTQKLDYLADLGVNALWITPPFEQMHGWVGGGDRGDFRHYGYHGYYALDFTVPDANFGTREEFRTLVQQAHQRGIRVVMDVVMNHPGYSSLQDMQTFNFGALHSGFEKHLPEHWGDWRPESWENHHAYHALIDYDHADWRNWWGKDWVRAGIADYDTPPSASVDPVRGSLAFLPDFKTESTNPVELPVFLRNKESSRAEHLDNATVREYLITWLTDWVREFGVDGFRVDTAKHVEPDAWRELKARAQEALDDYRERHPDTALPSEEFWMVAEVFPHSVRKTGYFDAGFDAVINFDLQAEAKAGARCLQAMEPVYREYADKLHGDDPFNVLSYISSHDTKLFAQIAGDDNTLKKRAAAALLFTPGAVQLFYGDESGRAFGPTGSDPHQGTRSAMNWQAIEAGEVSDILNHWRTLGQFRQRHPAIGAGEHKLISQQPYVFSRQHGDDTVVIAFGSGN, from the coding sequence ATGGTTCACATTACTTCGCCGCTCAAACGCCCGCTTCTGCTGTCTGCCTTTCTTGGGCTTGCTGGTTGTGCCACCACTGTCGACGGGCCAGCTCAGGCCATTCCCGGCCCTCCGGCGCTCAATGATAGCAACGTTTTCTGCGAGGCTTCCCGGACTGAGTTGGTAATTCCGGTCGGCGGGGCCTTTGCCGAGGGCTCTCTGGTGAAGGATTTTTACACCGGCAACACCGCCCGCGTTCGCGATGGCCAGGTCAGGATGACTCCAGACGATAACGCCGAGGGTCTTCTATTGCTGGAGCCGGTAGACGAGACGGTACACGCCTTTACCTGGGCTGGCGCCACCGTCTACTTCGCGGTGACCGACAGGTTTGCCAACGGCCGCACCGATAACGACATCAACTATGGCCGGCAGAAAGACGGAAAAGACGAGATTGGCACCTTCCATGGCGGCGATTTCGCCGGCCTGACCCAGAAACTGGATTACCTGGCTGATCTGGGCGTCAACGCCCTGTGGATTACCCCACCCTTCGAGCAGATGCACGGATGGGTTGGCGGCGGTGATCGGGGCGACTTTCGGCACTACGGCTACCATGGCTACTACGCCCTGGACTTCACGGTACCAGATGCGAATTTTGGCACCCGGGAGGAATTCCGGACGCTGGTGCAACAGGCCCATCAACGGGGTATCCGGGTGGTCATGGATGTGGTGATGAACCACCCCGGCTACAGCTCGCTTCAGGATATGCAGACCTTTAACTTTGGCGCCCTGCACTCGGGTTTCGAAAAACACCTGCCGGAGCACTGGGGTGACTGGCGCCCGGAATCCTGGGAAAACCATCATGCCTATCACGCCTTGATCGATTACGATCACGCGGACTGGCGTAACTGGTGGGGTAAGGACTGGGTGCGGGCTGGTATCGCCGATTACGACACGCCACCCAGCGCATCCGTCGACCCGGTACGTGGGTCCCTCGCCTTTCTGCCGGACTTCAAGACCGAATCGACCAACCCCGTGGAGCTGCCCGTCTTCCTGCGCAATAAAGAGAGCAGCCGGGCGGAACACCTGGACAACGCTACTGTTCGCGAGTACCTGATTACCTGGCTCACGGATTGGGTAAGGGAGTTCGGTGTTGACGGTTTTCGCGTAGACACGGCCAAGCATGTAGAACCCGACGCCTGGCGTGAACTGAAAGCGCGGGCGCAGGAGGCCCTGGACGATTACCGCGAGAGACACCCGGACACTGCCCTGCCCTCCGAAGAATTCTGGATGGTCGCCGAAGTGTTTCCGCACTCGGTTCGCAAGACCGGCTACTTTGACGCAGGCTTTGATGCTGTCATCAACTTCGATCTGCAGGCAGAGGCCAAAGCAGGCGCCCGATGCCTGCAGGCCATGGAGCCAGTCTACCGCGAATACGCCGATAAGCTGCACGGCGATGACCCGTTCAACGTGCTGAGTTACATTTCGTCCCACGACACCAAACTGTTCGCCCAGATTGCCGGTGATGACAATACGCTGAAAAAACGCGCGGCCGCTGCCCTGTTGTTCACGCCAGGGGCAGTCCAGCTGTTCTACGGTGACGAGTCCGGCCGTGCCTTTGGCCCCACCGGCTCTGACCCTCATCAGGGCACCCGCTCTGCCATGAACTGGCAGGCCATAGAGGCTGGTGAGGTTTCCGACATCCTGAACCACTGGCGCACCCTGGGTCAGTTCCGCCAACGCCACCCCGCCATCGGTGCCGGGGAGCATAAGCTGATCAGCCAGCAACCTTATGTGTTCTCACGACAGCATGGGGATGACACGGTGGTCATCGCGTTCGGGAGCGGGAATTGA